From the Patagioenas fasciata isolate bPatFas1 chromosome Z, bPatFas1.hap1, whole genome shotgun sequence genome, one window contains:
- the LOC136114732 gene encoding betaine--homocysteine S-methyltransferase 1: MLPIGKTGKQGKRGILERLDAGEIVIGDGGFVFALEKRGYVKAGPWTPEATVEHPEAVRQLHREFLRAGSSVLQTFTFYASEDKLENRGNYVAEKISCQKVNEAACDIAREVANEGDALVAGGVSQTPSYLSCKDKTEVKAAFRKQLDVFMKKNVDFLIAEYFEHVEEAVWAVELLKESGKPVAATMCIGPEGDMHGVPPGQCAVQLVKAGASIVGVNCHFDPDTCLETVKLMKEGLQAAKLKAHLMSQPLAFHTPDCGKQGFIDLPEFPFGLEPRIVTRWDVQKYARKAYDLGIRYIGGCCGFEPYHIRAIAEELGPERGFLPEASEKHGSWGDSLSMHTKPWVRARARKEYWENLKPASGRPYCPSMSKPDGWGVTKGARELMQQKEATTEQQLKELFQKQKF, encoded by the exons atgctgccgatCGGGAAGACCGGGAAACAGGGCAAAAGG GGTATTCTAGAGCGCTTAGATGCTGGAGAAATTGTGATTGGAGATGGAGGATTTGTCTTTGCTCTCGAAAAGAGGGGATATGTAAAAGCTGGGCCTTGGACTCCTGAAGCAACAGTAGAACATCCAGAAGCAG TTCGTCAGCTTCACCGGGAATTCCTCAGAGCTGGATCCAGTGTTCTGCAGACATTCACCTTCTATGCCAGCGAAGACAAACTGGAGAACAGGGGCAATTATGTAGCTGAGAAAATAAGT TGCCAGAAAGTGAATGAAGCTGCTTGTGACATTGCAAGAGAAGTGGCTAATGAAGGTGATGCTTTAGTGGCTGGAGGTGTCAGTCAAACACCATCATACTTAAGCTGTAAGGATAAAACGGAGGTTAAAGCAGCCTTTCGAAAGCAACTAGATGTCTTTATGAAGAAGAATGTGGACTTCTTAATTGCTGAG tattttgaaCATGTTGAAGAGGCTGTCTGGGCAGTTGAACTTCTAAAAGAATCTGGAAAGCCAGTTGCAGCTACAATGTGCATTGGTCCAGAAGGAGACATGCATGGTGTGCCCCCTGGACAATGTGCTGTCCAACTGGTAAAGGCTG GTGCTTCTATTGTTGGAGTCAACTGCCATTTTGATCCAGATACTTGCCTGGAAACAGTGAAACTGATGAAAGAGGGCTTGCAGGCTGCTAAACTGAAAGCCCACCTGATGTCCCAGCCACTTGCTTTCCATACACCCGACTGTGGAAAGCAGGGTTTTATTGATCTGCCAGAATTTCCCTTTG GTCTGGAGCCAAGAATTGTAACCAGATGGGATGTTCAAAAATATGCAAGAAAGGCCTATGACTTAGGAATTCGTTACATTGGAGGTTGTTGTGGATTTGAGCCATATCATATCCGAGCAATAGCTGAGGAGCTGGGTCCTGAAAGAGGATTTTTGCCAGAAGCTTCCGAGAAACATGGTAGCTGGGGTGATAGCCTGAGCATGCATACCAAACCCTGGGTCAGAGCAAG GGCAAGAAAAGAATACTGGGAGAATCTGAAACCTGCTTCAGGCAGGCCATATTGTCCTTCCATGTCAAAGCCAGATGGCTGGGGAGTGACCAAGGGAGCCAGGGAGCTGATGCAACAGAAAGAAGCAACAACTGAACAACAGCTGAAGGAGCTCTTCCAGAAACAAAAGTTCTAA